In one window of Helianthus annuus cultivar XRQ/B chromosome 17, HanXRQr2.0-SUNRISE, whole genome shotgun sequence DNA:
- the LOC110923014 gene encoding aquaporin PIP1-3 gives MEGKEEDVKLGANKFSERQPIGTSAQTDKDYKEPPPAPLFEPGELSSWSFYRAGIAEFIATFLFLYISVLTVMGVVKSPTKCGTVGIQGIAWAFGGMIFALVYCTAGISGGHINPAVTFGLLLARKLSLTRAVFYMVMQCLGAICGAGVVKGFQGKHEYTTLGGGANVVAHGYTKGDGLGAEIVGTFVLVYTVFSATDAKRSARDSHVPILAPLPIGFAVFLVHLATIPITGTGINPARSLGAAIIYNKDHAWDDHWIFWVGPFVGAALAALYHQIVIRAIPFKSRS, from the exons ATGGAAGGTAAGGAAGAAGATGTTAAGCTAGGAGCCAACAAGTTCTCAGAGAGGCAACCCATCGGGACCTCGGCTCAAACAGACAAAGACTACAAGGAGCCACCACCCGCACCCCTCTTCGAGCCAGGTGAGCTCTCCTCATGGTCTTTTTACCGAGCCGGGATTGCAGAGTTCATAGCCACTTTCTTGTTCTTGTACATCTCTGTCTTGACCGTCATGGGTGTCGTCAAATCTCCTACAAAGTGTGGTACTGTTGGTATTCAAGGGATTGCTTGGGCTTTTGGTGGTATGATCTTTGCTCTTGTCTACTGCACTGCTGGTATCTCAG GAGGACACATCAACCCAGCTGTGACGTTTGGTTTGTTGCTAGCTAGGAAACTGTCTTTAACGAGGGCAGTGTTCTACATGGTGATGCAGTGTCTTGGAGCCATCTGTGGTGCAGGTGTGGTCAAAGGGTTCCAGGGTAAACACGAGTACACCACTTTGGGTGGTGGAGCCAATGTTGTAGCCCATGGTTACACCAAGGGTGATGGTCTTGGTGCTGAGATTGTTGGCACCTTTGTTCTTGTCTACACTGTTTTCTCTGCCACTGATGCCAAAAGAAGTGCAAGAGACTCGCATGTCCCT ATTTTGGCTCCTTTGCCAATTGGGTTCGCGGTTTTCTTGGTCCACTTGGCCACTATCCCGATCACCGGAACTGGTATCAACCCCGCGAGAAGTCTTGGAGCTGCAATCATCTACAACAAGGACCACGCTTGGGATGACCAT TGGATTTTCTGGGTTGGACCGTTCGTTGGAGCTGCACTTGCTGCTTTGTATCACCAGATTGTCATCAGGGCCATTCCTTTCAAGAGCAGATCTTAA
- the LOC110926394 gene encoding short-chain dehydrogenase TIC 32, chloroplastic-like, with amino-acid sequence MPWISIFTGKSGFAASSTAEDVTKGIDGTGLTAIVTGATSGIGLETARVLALRGVHVVMPVRNIAAGEKAKESIAEEVPNAKLDVMELDVSSQESVRKFASQYCSKGLPLNILILNAGIMSPPFTLSKDNIELQFATNHLGNFLLTNLLLDTMKKTARESGKEGRIVILSSELHQTTYKEGIMFDKINDEKSYNAMYAYGQSKLANALHAKELTRRLQEEGVNITANSLHPGVINTNLLRHNGIFAIFFKVVQSFLKNIPQGAATTCYVAMHPQLKGVSGEYFADSNLKKASKYAQDPELAKKLWDFSEKLTQAK; translated from the exons ATGCCTTGGATTTCGATCTTCACCGGAAAATCTGGATTTGCTGCATCTTCTACAGCCGAAGATGTTACTAAAGGGATCGATGGAACTGGTCTTACTGCCATTGTTACCG GAGCTACAAGTGGTATCGGTTTAGAAACTGCGCGCGTGCTTGCTTTACGGGGAGTCCATGTCGTTATGCCGGTTAGAAATATTGCAGCTGGTGAAAAAGCAAAAGAAAGCATTGCTGAAGAAGTCCCCAATGCAAAACTTGACGTGATGGAGTTAGATGTTAGCTCACAGGAATCTGTTAGAAAATTTGCATCGCAATATTGTTCCAAAGGACTTCCATTAAACATCTTGAT TCTGAATGCAGGGATTATGAGTCCTCCTTTCACTCTCAGCAAAGACAACATAGAATTGCAGTTTGCAACCAACCATCTTG GTAACTTTCTTTTGACAAACTTGTTATTGGATACGATGAAAAAGACCGCAAGAGAAAGTGGGAAAGAGGGAAGGATTGTTATACTTTCCTCCGAGCTTCATCAAACGACATACAAAGAAGGAATTATGTTCGATAAAATCAATGACGAGAAGAG TTATAACGCGATGTATGCTTATGGGCAatcaaagcttgctaatgcattACATGCAAAGGAGCTCACTCGGCGTTTGCAGGAAGAGGGAGTCAATATAACTGCCAATTCATTGCATCCTGGAGTTATTAATACGAATCTACTACGCCACAATGGCATCTTTG CTATATTTTTTAAAGTGGTTCAGAGTTTCTTAAAGAACATCCCACAG GGAGCTGCAACAACATGCTATGTAGCAATGCACCCACAACTTAAGGGCGTTAGTGGGGAGTATTTTGCGGATAGCAACTTGAAGAAAGCAAGCAAATATGCACAAGATCCAGAACTAGCAAAGAAACTGTGGGATTTCAGTGAGAAGTTGACCCAAGCCAAGTGA